A window of Ciconia boyciana chromosome 9, ASM3463844v1, whole genome shotgun sequence genomic DNA:
CTAGGTCTAGTGCAGTATTAAAACTGGCTGCAAAGCAATCAAGAGGTTGAGCAGCAAGCTCCTGCGCTGCCTGAATCACACGCACTGAATTTGCCTTGGAAAAGGACAATTGACAGCAGGGCCTGCTCAGAAATGCCAATTCTAGTTAAAAACTTCAATCAAATGCCAGGCAGTATCGGTACCTGAATAATTTCATGCTGGGTGAGCTTTCTTGACATCTTGCTGAGCCAAATGGGGgtggctggcaggagagggctTTTAGAGAGCTCTCTAGCATTGAAGCAGGCAGAACAGCCTTTGTTGACAACCTGCTGCTCAGGGGGAATGGTGTGTGCTGGGGTTATGATTAATTCAGGGAACTAACTGTGGTTACAGCTTTTATCCTCCTTTTTAGCTTCTCCTACTGAGTTAAGCTGCACTGGAGGTGGGAGGCATCAGTTGAGTCCAATCACAGCATCGTCCTGGTTGGTGCTAGTGGAAAGGCTGGTGTTTGTGTCCTTTCGTACCCTGGTCGGGATGTGAACTGAACGCCTCTCTCCTGCCAGGAAACCTCTGTAGCTATGTGGGCAGCGGTGGGGGAAGCATGAACCCTTCAGACCAGGCTGCAAGTCGGCACAGTGGCAGCTTCCAGACCAACATCCTTCCTCTTCTTGTCATTGTGGTGTCCTCGGAGCCCTCCAGCACTAGAAGAGTGTGGGATCTGGGACTTCTGGGTTCGGTTCCCTGTGCAAGTTTGTGGGTCGGTTTCCCCAGCTTGCAGTGAGGATGGGAGGCAGCATCAAGACAGCCTGGCTGTAAAGGTTGTGTGCTGTTGGATGTTAGCTGTGCTCAGTcactctcctctcttcttcctgtcCCCTTCAGGAAGGTCTCAATGAGCTGAACAGCACAGCCATCAAACCCCAGGTGAAGCCCTGGATCAACCTATTCCTCTCCGTCTCACACAACATCGAGGAGGTAAGGCTCAGCGTTCTCTGCTTCCAGCTGTACTTCTGCACTCTCCgtcctctgctcagcagcacagtCAGAGCAACTCCTGTCTTATTCCCCTCGGTTCTCCGCTGTTTCCTCAGCACAGAGCAACAGTAAAATACCCAGAACTTGCTCTGCATCCCAGCCTGGAAAGGGGCATTTCGCTAGAGAGGAGCTTGAGAAAACGGAAGTGGTGCAGTGCTGCTCCAGGAGGGACCTCCCTTCCTGACCTCTGGGCCGTTTGCTGCTGTTCACAGCAGGCCACATAAACAACCCTTTTTGTATTTCAACGTCAGGAGGAGTTCAGTGACTATGAAGCTAATGACCCCTGGGTCCAGCAGTTCATCGTCAATCTGGAACAGCAGATGACAGAGTTCaaggtgagagagagagggatgTGGCAGCCTGCCAGGCTTTGGCCAGACCTTCATGTGGCTTCTCCCAACTCTTCCCCTGCTCAAGGAAACAGCGGACAGAGATGTCCTCTGGTGCCTTGCAGGGCTCTTAAAGACCCAGTCACCCCCTTCTCCTGCAATTCTCAAAGCCTGCTTGCAAGCCCCACATACCTGGATCGCTTCTGTGGCACTCTCCACTCGCTGCGCCTGCAAGTGATGGGTCTTTATTTGAAAGCTCTCGTAGGCTTGGATTTTGTGGACTTCTGCCCAGTTGTTCCTGACAAGAATGACACAGGTTTCTGCTTCCAGGCTGGACTGTCTCCAGTGATTTACGATACCCTCACTGGTCTTATGACCAGTCTCATAGCCATCGAACTGGAGAAAGTGCTGCTCAAATCCACCTTCAGCAGGGTAAGCAAAACACTGTCCTCTACCCTGTCATCTGGCTCGACTGCAAACCCTCCACCAGGAAACCCTCAGTAAAGGGATgggggcagggcagaggcaaATGTTACCGGCAAATAAGCTCTGCCACCACTGGTGGTGGGCTCAGGGTGACCTTGCATTAGCACATGCAGGGAGAAAGTGTATTTTGTGATGGGGCTGGGAAGAGCTTGCATCAATAAGGGTGCTGGCTTTTAAGGTGTGTCTAAACATAAGCCAGTTTAACCTGCAATAAATGGTCTAACTGGAACCCTCCTGCTCAGAGACCTCCCCTTGCTCCCCTGTAACTTTTGTTAATTGTGTGTTTGGCACAACCCCTGGGCCTGCTTGGAGAGTTAACAGAGCTCCCTTGGCCCCCACAGCTTGGCGGTCTGCAGTTTGACAAGGAGCTGAGGTCTCTCATAGCCTATCTCACCACAGTCACCACCTGGACTATCCGCGACAAGTTTGCCCGTCTTTCCCAGATGGCCACCATCCTCAATCTGGAAAGGGTGAGCTGCACTTTGTCTGCTTTTATTGGGGGATtgcgggagctgcagctggacTCCACTTGGATTTAACTGGGCTCATCCAGTTGTTGTCACACCTATGGGGTATGGAGAAGCTGGAAAAGTTGCCCCATGCCTGATGGGTGTTTGCCTGCAGGGATTAGTGGCGGGAAATACTGTGATTGTAGCTGGAGTTTGAATGCGCCTGCAAGGGCAGTTGGTGCCAAGTTGtctcctgcagctctcctctttctccaggTGACAGAGATCCTGGATTACTGGGGCCCGAACTCTGGCCCACTCACCTGGCGCCTTACTCCCGCCGAGGTCCGGCAGGTGCTGGCTCTCCGAATCGACTTCCGCAGCGAGGATATTAAGCGGCTGCGCTTGTAGTTGGTCAGTGCTTGGGTCAGCAACATGCTGGAGGTAATGGCGGGatggctgcagccctggagcCTGCCCAGGTCCTGCTCTGGGGCTGGCTGTTACACAGTGTTGGGGATGGGGTGATGTATGCCCTTCTGCTCATGTTCCTTGGAGCAAAGGGCTTTCCGGGGCCTGGGAAGAAGAGCCGCCATCCTTTTGTGGGAGCAGAAACAAGGCAGCAGAGGAATCTCTCACGTTGAGAACAGCATGACACTATTTCTGCAAACGTGCTAGTCTGAGGGACAAGCTTATGCTTCATTCTGCTGCCCTGTGGGAGGCCACAGGTCAGGAAAGTTGTGGGCTTTTGTGGTGTGGTTCATATACGCGTCTGTAGAGAGCGCTCTGCCTGCGCTGCTGGCCGCAGTTGTGTTCCTTCTGTGCCACCAGCTTAAGGGGCAGCTACTGCAGTCCTACAAATCCTGAGCCCTGGTTCTCTCCTGGTGGTGATGGGGACCATTCTGTAGAATGGAAAAGGAACAATTTCCTTGTGGGGAGGGTGCTTCAGAAGTCTCTAGAAAGCTGCTGTAGGAAGCAGGGCTGTGTCCCTGCTGGCTCGCTGTGCCCTGTACAGCTACTCCGTAAATAAACCtcgcctggcagagcagcaaccttgggtggtgtgtgtgcctgtgggccaggagggaggtgggagagaTGAGGGATGAGAGCCATTTgccatttctccttttctacCCTGTGCCACGGCATCAAGATGatcttccttcccccagctggCATTGGCACACCACAAGTACAAACACCCCTGAGATGGTGCCAGCCCGCTGCTTGGCTGCCTCCTGCGGCAGCACTCCCCTGGCAGCCGGGGCTGTGGAGGGTGATGTCAAGCCCCTGCATGTGGGTTCTGCCACACCCACCCCTGGAAGGGCTTTGCCTCTGCATTGCTGGGCCCTTGCTATCCCGTGGGAAGGGAGGAGCCCTGCTAGGGACAGAAGGGCATAAACACATGCTGGGAACaagctttttttattcaaaGAGAGTGCAGGGACTAGTAACTCACTGCAGAAGTAGTCTCTCAGCACAGGAGAGGGTCTTCATTCCACATCCAGGTGCATCCTTGGTGCACCATACCAAACAGGCAGCGCAGGCCCctgctgctggaagagcagGAAGGTTCCTGCTAGAGGCAGCATCACAAATGctattcttttccctttggagAACCATGAAAACCAGAGTGAAACCCCAAAATCAGACTGGAGGCCCTAGCAAACTGTCCTTTCAGCAAGGCCACCCTCCAGGGATGGTTTTGCCTGCCCAGCTCATCACAGCTTCTCCAGCCTGTGTGGCTTTTGGGGCAAGTAGCAGCACAAAGAGACCACATCAAGACTTAAGGCACTTGCTGGAGCCAGCTGAAGGAGCCGCCTCTAAAGCAGCGGGGATTTCCCTGCTTTGGAAGGCAgctggctgctccctcccctgTCCTGCAATATCTGCCATGAATGGGTCAGGGGTGAAGGCCTTCACATAGCCACATCCTCTCTGGGGTGAGCACTGTCCTTTGGATCACATCCCACGACCTCCACAGAGAAACCACCTGTGTCCACTTCAATGCTGTGGATGCTGAAGTTGCCCAGTccctagaaaaaaaagttacaggtTGGGGCAGGACTCCAAGGTCCTGGGGAGGGCTAAGGGGACAACAAGCAATCTCATCCCACTTATGGTGGGATGAGATACTCCTAGTGTTTGCACTATATAAAGCAAGCTTCTGCAAGCCACCTGCGACAGTGAACCTCCTGGGAACTCAAGTCTCACCTCAGTCTTCGCTAGAATTTGGTGCAAAGCCTCTTTCTGCTGTGGGCCTTTGGTTAAGACATAAAGGAAGCCACcgccaccagccccagccaaGCACTGCCCGTAGACATAGGGCCGGAGAGCATCCATCATGCGCCCAACGGCCAGCGGCTCACACCCAGGGGCCATGCATTTTTTCTGCTGCCAGTAGCGGTCCAGACACTTGCCGATGAGCAGCAGGTTACCTACAGGGGAGAGGATACTGCAAACAATTTGCCTCTATTTCTTGCCCAAGGGGCAGAAACCTGTCCCTGTCTCTCCTGCTCAGCCCATGCTAAATTCCACCTTCTCATCTACCCAattcttcccagctctgcctgctgagcaAGCAAACCTAGCCCTGTTacattgctgtttatttttaatcctccACAGACGGAGAATTTGCTTGCTTTAATGCTTCGGCTTAccctccccagcatcccagcaGCCAAAGGCCAAATGAATCCACCGGACAGGCTAggcacagcccccagccccatcatGGATGGCTCATAGAAAATCAACCAGACTTGGCATGTCTAATCCCCCCTTCCTCAAAGACTTCATTCAAGCCTGAATTTTGGGGCATTGCCTGTAATGTGCTGGGTTTCGGGCTTTGCCAGTAATATGCCAGGCCTGGGGGAAGGATTTGAGGCTtctgcagctgccccagcctTTGCCCCCCAGGAATGCACAGAGTCTCCCCAGGGAAGTCTGTGTTTCTTCAGTCGTTAAAAGGGCCAGCCTGTTCCAGGGAAGGGGGCTCACACCTTGCCTCAAGGCCTGCGCACACTCCTCGGCATTGCTCACCAGCGCGTCGGCGTTTTGCACTGCGGAGGGCAGCCTGGCATACCAGTTCCTCACCACATCCTGCAAAAGGCCACAACGTCCCTGTCACCATCTGGCTGGCTCCAGCactccagcagcacctggggaGGTAGTGCTGCACCTGCAGCCTTTGGTGCCAGCTCCCATGGGGGTGGTAAAGTTCTACACCAACGAAGGGGACAGGCACCAAAGACCGTGGGGGGAGCAGAAGCCAGAGCCTGTGGCACCCAGGGGCACCCAGGCGTTACCTGGAGCAGGTTGCGGGCCAGGCGAGTCTTCCCCGTGTACACCAGCAGCAAGTGATTGTTGAGGGTCTGGGTAAAACCGGTGGGCACCGAGATCTTCTGCACCTCCACCCTGAGCGGCAGCTGGGCCTTCGACCTCCCGATTTTGATGCTGGGCACAAGCCCGCCCACCTGGTCCTGCCAACCACCGcctgcagggcagagggtcCTCAGCCACTGCCAGGACCCCACCCCACAGGCTGACTGCTCCCCACAGCCGCTACCTGTTGTGAGCCTCTGCTCCAGGTGCAGCACGGCGTGGATGAGGGACTCGGTGCTGGCAGCCTTCCCGGCCGCCTGGTACAGTGATGCCATCACCGCTCCCgccaggatgctgctggtgcctgcagggagcacaggcagggccagggcagcgaGACACTACACATGCCCGTGAGAGCCACGGCCGGGCTCCCGGCTGCAGGGCAGCGAGGGGGATGCCCCATcctggtgctggcagcaggaaggACTCTCCGGCACCAGTGAGGGACTCCCCAGCCCTTTCCCCGCCGACTTACCGAGGCCAGACCCGTGGGGCAGCTTGGACCAGGTGTGCACCTCAAACCCACCCCCAAAGCTCTCCATCAGCTGGACCCGCAAGGGTTTCTGCGAGGGGAACTGCACGACCTGGGTGCAGATGAAGGCAGCTTTGAGCAAGGCTCCTGGAaacaagaggagaaagcaaagctgatgCCTGCTGCGCTACCTGCTCCCTCACCCCATCATCCCCAAAAAGGGCCACCCTGGCACCATGGGGTCAGGACACCCAAGGGGACATCGGGGGTACGGAGACAGGCTGTGCAGCTGGTGACACCCCACCTGGCGCGTGCGGCTGGCAGTAATCCTGCAAGTGCTCCAGCTCCCGGCACACCAGTTCCACCGCTGCCTCGCTCTGTGGTGTCCCACCGAGGCTGACGAGGCGCAGCTCCAGCTCACTGATGCGCCGCACCCGGGCACCAATGGGCCGGCACCCGTCCACCAGCACCGCAACATCCACCACAGCCCCCCCATGCTCGTACGTGATGGGGGGGGTGTCGCTCCAGCCACCTGCCGAGGCTTACTGTCAGCTCCCCATGGCACCCCGACTTCTCATCCCCAACACCACAGGGGAGAGACATGGATCATCTGGCTGGGGGGATGCACTCACCAGAGAGGTCCAGGCGAGCCGGACACGTCACCTGCACCCAGTGCCCCAAGGGTGGCAGCTCCACCTGCCTCACGGTGACAAACTGGCACGAGGACATCACTGCCTGCCGGATGAGGATCTGCTCGGCCCCCTCATAATGCCGAGCTGCCCtcaccagcagagctggcctGGGAAAACAGGAGATGCTGAGTCCACTGCCGCAGCTCCCTGACTGCCAAGGCCTGGGatggggcagcagctgctcatCAGCCACAGCTTCACCTGCTCATCCACTTCTGCCGCTCAGCAGCCAGCTCCTGGACACCACTGGCAATGTCCCCACTCTCCAGGTGCCTGAAAGCTGAGGCCCACTCCCTGTTGGCAGCAGGCCCGCTCCGCAAGCCCCCTTCCCCTCGTGCCATGCAGCCCAGGACGTCGGCGATGCAGGCGAGTGCCCGGGCTGCAATGCCAGTGTCACCAGCCGTGGAGGCAACTAGAAATCAAAAGGAGGCTGCAAAGCCATAGCCAGGCCTGTGGGTTGCCCCAAACCAGCCCGCTTCTGCAATAAGCCAGCTCCAGGGGAGAGGGACTCGCATGGCTTGCGCCCACCCCGGCTAGTCAGATGCCGCGGTGCTCCCCATGGGTTCCTGCAATGGCAGGTTATTGGAGGGGCTGGGAAGCACCAAACAGTGCCGATACCCAGAGACGTAAGACACAGCTTGTGCAAGTCCAGCTCACCGTCGTCCAGCGTGCCCAGCACAGCCTCGTGGTAGCCCTCATGGACAGCGCTGCGGATGAGCGGCAGGAGGCTGCTGTCCTGGCgccccagcagcacccgccGTACCTTGCGTTGGCCCTGCAGGAAGAAGAGGGCCCGGCGGGCACCCAGCTCGGCTGCCTtgtccaggcagggcagcagctcctgccaggacaTGCGCCAGGCTGCCCGCCAGCGTGCTAGCCGCTCGccagccactgctgctggggccagcagccacagcacgTCCTCCAGTCCCAGCGCTTCACAGGCGTGCAGCACTGGAAAGAGCCGGGCGCTGAGCAGGCAGCGGCTCCTCCTCGGCATTTCGGCATCCCAAAGGTCCCCTTCCCTGATGGAGGGAGAACCCATCAGCCCCGCCCCAGGACTCAAGGACACCTTCCAGGAGGGGAGCCAGGACACGGGATGGGTTGCGGTGGCCACAACACCTCGCACTGCAGCCATCCCCAGGGGAGCCAGGTCTCCTGTCCCATCCTGGCACATGGCACTTACTGTATGCCTGTCCGATGGAAAAACTCAGCCCAGGGCACGTTCAGGTAAGTGGCTGCATCGGCAGGGCTCTGCAGGTGGACAGAGGGGACAGTTACACCCCGGCTTCACGGGGGGCCTCGTGCCACCTCGCTGCCCCCATACCTGCCAGTCGTCGAGGCGGCCTGTGAGCGTGAACACACGGCAGGGCAGGTTGTCCAGCCGGACGTGGTGGCCCTGCAGGACAATGTCGCGCAGGGGacagccctgcagggctggTGAGGAGCCTGCAGCGAGGCCTGAGAGGAGGCAGCCGGGACCGATCTCCAGGGGACCCTGTGGAAGAGGCAGCAGTGCATGGAgtggcacagccagccccagagcagcccccaAACCAGAGCCAGACCCTGACCTCAGAAGTGGACAACCACCCCGGGCTTTGCCCCCAGGGAGAGGGTCTGCCCTGGTCCCCAGGGAGGGACAGCCCAGCGGTGACAGCCTCCTCCCCTTGCCCGGGGAGGGTGACAACCACCAgggtccccagcaccagccaAAAGGCAGCCAAGAAGAGGAAGGGCACCCCAAATCTCACAGCCATGGGTACCCCATCCCAGCCAGGGCCATCCCACCCCACCTGCCCGTTCAGTGCACTGAGGACTCGGGGGTCCCCCCTGGCCACATACCTGGAGGTGACAGTGCTGGATGACACTGCCAGCCGCCAGCCGCACGGCTCCTTCCAGCAGGCAGTTGGTGACCGAAGAGCCATCCTCCAGGAGAGAGGGCTGCTGCCGGGGGTACAGAGGCACGTGGGACCGGGGTCCGGCCACGCAGCCTGGAGCGACGCCCAAAAAACGTGTGTGAGCAAGGCTGGGGATGGAAGGACGTACGTCCACATGGGAATGGGCTGTTTTGCAGAAGCGGAGGTGGCTGGCAGAGCGGGGCAGGAGCGTCAGGCTGTGGATATGGTTGCTTGCAGAGGTGGTCATGTAGTCGTAGGATGCGTCAGGGATGCAGGCTGCAGGGGGGCAGGAGAGCTGTCAGCACACCGATGGCAAATGTGGGTGTGCCTGACACCCACATGATCCAAGGGCAGCCAGGCTGAACATCCCCAGTCGAAGGGGTGAGGAGAGAACACCTGGGGACCTGCAGCTGTGGGGAGAAACAGCCAGGTGCCAGGCCCTGACCACCCCATCTCTCCCCATGCAGGGGAAGAGGGTTCAGGGATGGGTCACGTCGCGCGCACCCACCGCAGCATCACTCACCCATGCTAAGAGGGAAGGCGCGGAGAGCTGTCCACAGCACAGAGCGGGCGCTCCTCACGCGGGTGTCACCACCACCCTTCACGAAATCTTCCTCCATCATCCCCCCTGCCATGCACAGCACGATGTCGAAGAagagggagagctggggagagaagggacCTGTTGTGTGCAGCCGGGCCAGCCAGTGCAGCCACCCTGACCCTCACCCTGCTGCTGGGTTGCTCCCCTCctaccacctctcctgcccaaATCCAGCAGCACAGGGGCAAACAGGCCCTACAGAgatgcccagcagcagcacccatggggaAAGGGGTCCCGTCCCCCATGGAGGGACTGTCACCTGGATGGGTGGTGCCCCTGAGTCCAGCCCCATGTAGGTGCAAGCATCCAGAGGAGGGATGACATGGGTGGCCAGAAGCTGCTCAGCGGCATCCGAGGAGAAGAAAACCACCCCGCAGACctgccagggcacagcaggGTTGAGACCACAGCCATGGTGACATGAGggacagggctggcagggccacCGACGCCCAAGTTGTGTCGTACCAGTGGGACAGTGCCGTTGGGCCCCGCGCACTGCTGGATCTGGGCCTCCGTGCCTTTGTAGATGATGTCGTGCACCAGCCCCTGGGACCAAGACCACCCTGATGAGCTCTTCAGGGCGCCTCAAGCCAAGCAGCTGTGTCAGGGCTGGGACCTTGGCACCCAGGGGACTGAAGGGGTGGGGACTCCTGTGCCTCCAAGGGATGTCCCTTGAAGGGGGAGCTGCTCCTGACCTGCTCATCGGCAAGGTAGACCCCATGGTTCCTGGCATACACCTGGCTCCCAGGCACTGCAATCACTCTGACGCCCTGGAAGCCATCCCAGTCAATCCCTGGGAAGAGGGACAGAGACCAGTGCCCGCTGGGGCAGAGAAAGTACCTGCACTGGGCCCAACTACCTGAAAACTGGGCCCATGGCAGAGGCGGTGACAGCAGCATCCAGCCTCAGCCACCTTTCTGCGGGCACAACGAATGCTCCCAACTGCACAAGGGTCAGCAACACCTGTGCATCCACGCCCTCATGTGGGCATGGCACGGGCTGAACTGGCTGTGCCACTGCAAGCTCTGACCCCCGTCCCGAGCTGAAGCGGGTGCTGGAGGCAAGGCTGGCACCCACTCACCTGGTGCTGAGGGCATGGTGAGGAGCATGTCGGTGCTGCAGACCCACACGCCAGGCGGGGAGCCCACGCAGAGCTGCTGAGAGAAGGGCCATGTGCCCAGGGATGGCACAGAAGGGGGCCGGCCCTTgtggggcacccagcacccatcccacCCTTCTGGGAGCCTGCTAAAGGCACCCCAAAGGCTTCAGGGGGAGCCAAACCCACCCCCATGCCAGGGTGGCCAGCATTGCATGGCACGAGCCCAGGGCCCCATCCCACAGGCCACACAGACCCGGTGCGTCATGGTCGCCAGCAGGCTGTCCAGGTTGCAGACCAGAGCTTCGGCCAGGGCGCCAGGCTCCtccacgggcaggcaggtgaaGGCCCGGCCGCAGTCGTCGAAGGAGAAGTCACGGCCCTGGCAGGACAGGGAAAGCAGGGGGGGTGTGtcacagggagggagagggtgcGAGGTGGCTCCGGCTCCTAGCCGTGTGACGGAGGGGTCCCAAGCTGGGCTGCAGGTCAGCTCTCACCATGTGCAGAATGAGGATCCGGGCTTCCCTCAGGACGTCGGAGCTCACCacctgggagagcagagcaggggacaCTCAGCGGGGACGGGACAGCCGCCGCCCTCTCCAGCCTCCAGCCTCCCCGGGCCCACCAGAGGCTgccaccctgctcccctctccccagaccGGGGCAGGCCCCTCACCGTGCAGCCCGCCCGGGCGCTGAGGTGCTCGGCCGCCACCAGCAAAGCGTTGAGGGtggccccgccgctgcccagGCGAGCCCAGGGGTCCTCCACGGCCAggaggagcgggggggggcgcgggcccAGGCCGCCCCTCAGCCGGCGGgcctccagctctgccaagCGAGAGGCCGGCGGCGCTGAGGGCtggcaccccccgccccgcccaggggagagggagagggcgAGCGCCAGCCCCGCCGCTTGCCTCGCTGGAAGGCGGAGACGCAGC
This region includes:
- the FCSK gene encoding L-fucose kinase isoform X10; its protein translation is MLATLAWGSAWAPRLACGSAAPTCSSPCPQHQLSLFFDIVLCMAGGMMEEDFVKGGGDTRVRSARSVLWTALRAFPLSMACIPDASYDYMTTSASNHIHSLTLLPRSASHLRFCKTAHSHVDVRPSIPSLAHTRFLGVAPGCVAGPRSHVPLYPRQQPSLLEDGSSVTNCLLEGAVRLAAGSVIQHCHLQGPLEIGPGCLLSGLAAGSSPALQGCPLRDIVLQGHHVRLDNLPCRVFTLTGRLDDWQSPADAATYLNVPWAEFFHRTGIQEGDLWDAEMPRRSRCLLSARLFPVLHACEALGLEDVLWLLAPAAVAGERLARWRAAWRMSWQELLPCLDKAAELGARRALFFLQGQRKVRRVLLGRQDSSLLPLIRSAVHEGYHEAVLGTLDDVASTAGDTGIAARALACIADVLGCMARGEGGLRSGPAANREWASAFRHLESGDIASGVQELAAERQKWMSRPALLVRAARHYEGAEQILIRQAVMSSCQFVTVRQVELPPLGHWVQVTCPARLDLSGGWSDTPPITYEHGGAVVDVAVLVDGCRPIGARVRRISELELRLVSLGGTPQSEAAVELVCRELEHLQDYCQPHAPGALLKAAFICTQVVQFPSQKPLRVQLMESFGGGFEVHTWSKLPHGSGLGTSSILAGAVMASLYQAAGKAASTESLIHAVLHLEQRLTTGGGWQDQVGGLVPSIKIGRSKAQLPLRVEVQKISVPTGFTQTLNNHLLLVYTGKTRLARNLLQDVVRNWYARLPSAVQNADALVSNAEECAQALRQGNLLLIGKCLDRYWQQKKCMAPGCEPLAVGRMMDALRPYVYGQCLAGAGGGGFLYVLTKGPQQKEALHQILAKTEGLGNFSIHSIEVDTGGFSVEVVGCDPKDSAHPREDVAM
- the FCSK gene encoding L-fucose kinase isoform X7 — encoded protein: MAAQWSVLLLTCQRGGCVSAFQRELEARRLRGGLGPRPPPLLLAVEDPWARLGSGGATLNALLVAAEHLSARAGCTVVSSDVLREARILILHMGRDFSFDDCGRAFTCLPVEEPGALAEALVCNLDSLLATMTHRLCVGSPPGVWVCSTDMLLTMPSAPGIDWDGFQGVRVIAVPGSQVYARNHGVYLADEQGLVHDIIYKGTEAQIQQCAGPNGTVPLVCGVVFFSSDAAEQLLATHVIPPLDACTYMGLDSGAPPIQLSLFFDIVLCMAGGMMEEDFVKGGGDTRVRSARSVLWTALRAFPLSMACIPDASYDYMTTSASNHIHSLTLLPRSASHLRFCKTAHSHVDVRPSIPSLAHTRFLGVAPGCVAGPRSHVPLYPRQQPSLLEDGSSVTNCLLEGAVRLAAGSVIQHCHLQGPLEIGPGCLLSGLAAGSSPALQGCPLRDIVLQGHHVRLDNLPCRVFTLTGRLDDWQSPADAATYLNVPWAEFFHRTGIQEGDLWDAEMPRRSRCLLSARLFPVLHACEALGLEDVLWLLAPAAVAGERLARWRAAWRMSWQELLPCLDKAAELGARRALFFLQGQRKVRRVLLGRQDSSLLPLIRSAVHEGYHEAVLGTLDDVASTAGDTGIAARALACIADVLGCMARGEGGLRSGPAANREWASAFRHLESGDIASGVQELAAERQKWMSRPALLVRAARHYEGAEQILIRQAVMSSCQFVTVRQVELPPLGHWVQVTCPARLDLSGGWSDTPPITYEHGGAVVDVAVLVDGCRPIGARVRRISELELRLVSLGGTPQSEAAVELVCRELEHLQDYCQPHAPGALLKAAFICTQVVQFPSQKPLRVQLMESFGGGFEVHTWSKLPHGSGLVSRCPGPACAPCRHQQHPGGSGDGITVPGGREGCQHRVPHPRRAAPGAEAHNRRWLAGPGGRACAQHQNREVEGPAAAQGGGAEDLGAHRFYPDPQQSLAAGVHGEDSPGPQPAPGCGEELVCQAALRSAKRRRAGEQCRGVCAGLEAR